The Streptomyces sp. Alt3 genome has a segment encoding these proteins:
- a CDS encoding DUF7919 family protein has translation MTAYAYDASDQEMLNVGWLAPDYAFRTGIVDDRVINALKALSSAYDNQTRGVHDCEFCPTERPVILGGPAFDTQVWLGSAEIRAQDTDGIVYSAPNLVIHYITEHRYCPPEEFCRAVVRTAGMDGPDELVLAD, from the coding sequence ATGACCGCCTACGCGTACGACGCATCGGACCAGGAGATGCTCAACGTCGGCTGGTTGGCGCCCGATTATGCTTTCCGCACCGGGATCGTGGACGACCGTGTGATAAATGCGCTGAAGGCCCTCAGCAGTGCCTACGACAACCAGACGCGCGGTGTTCACGACTGCGAGTTCTGCCCCACCGAGCGGCCCGTCATTCTTGGCGGCCCGGCCTTCGACACCCAGGTGTGGCTCGGCTCTGCCGAGATCCGGGCTCAGGACACCGACGGCATTGTCTACTCGGCCCCCAACCTCGTCATCCACTACATCACGGAGCACCGCTACTGCCCCCCCGAGGAGTTCTGCCGGGCGGTAGTCAGGACGGCTGGGATGGATGGCCCTGACGAGCTGGTCTTGGCTGACTAG
- a CDS encoding class I SAM-dependent RNA methyltransferase, with the protein MQNESTSSQAGESLIGQEYEVEVGPVAHGGHCIARTSEGQVLFVRHTLPGEKVVARVTEGETGARFLRADAVTVIEASKDRVEAPCPYAGPGKCGGCDWQHAKPGAQRRLKGEVIAEQLQRLAGLTPEEAGWDGTVMPAEGDKLPPGQVPAWRTRVQYAVDADGLVGLRKHRSHEVQPVDHCMIAAPGVSELGIEKQDWPQMATVEAISATGSHDRQVILTPREGGRLPLVELDKPVSVMRVDEKDGGVHRVHGRAFVRERADDRTYRVGSGGFWQVHPQAADTLVRAVMQGLLPRKNDTALDLYCGVGLFAGAIGQRIGEKGAVLGIESGKRAVEDARHNLKDLDRVRIEHGKVDQILPRTGITECDLIVLDPPRAGAGKGTVKQLVALGARRIAYVACDPAALARDIAYFRDGGYRVRTLRAFDLFPMTHHVECVAILEPVKKDD; encoded by the coding sequence ATGCAGAACGAATCCACGTCGTCGCAGGCCGGGGAGTCGCTGATCGGCCAGGAGTACGAGGTCGAGGTCGGTCCCGTCGCCCACGGCGGCCACTGCATCGCCCGTACGTCCGAGGGACAGGTGCTCTTCGTGCGCCACACCCTCCCCGGCGAGAAGGTCGTCGCACGGGTCACCGAGGGCGAGACCGGCGCGCGTTTCCTGCGGGCCGACGCGGTCACGGTCATCGAGGCCTCCAAGGACCGGGTCGAGGCCCCCTGCCCGTACGCCGGCCCCGGCAAGTGCGGCGGCTGCGACTGGCAGCACGCCAAGCCGGGCGCCCAGCGCCGCCTCAAGGGCGAAGTGATCGCCGAACAGCTCCAGCGCCTGGCGGGCCTCACCCCCGAGGAGGCCGGCTGGGACGGCACGGTCATGCCGGCCGAGGGCGACAAGCTCCCGCCGGGCCAGGTCCCCGCCTGGCGGACACGCGTGCAGTACGCCGTCGACGCCGACGGCCTGGTCGGGCTCCGCAAGCACCGCTCGCACGAGGTCCAGCCGGTCGACCACTGCATGATCGCCGCCCCGGGCGTCTCCGAGCTCGGCATCGAGAAGCAGGACTGGCCGCAGATGGCGACGGTGGAGGCCATCTCCGCCACCGGTTCCCACGACCGCCAGGTCATCCTGACCCCGCGTGAGGGTGGCCGGCTGCCGCTGGTCGAGCTGGACAAGCCCGTCTCCGTGATGCGCGTCGACGAGAAGGACGGCGGCGTCCACCGCGTCCACGGCCGTGCCTTCGTCCGCGAGCGGGCCGACGACCGTACGTACCGCGTCGGCTCGGGCGGCTTCTGGCAGGTGCACCCGCAGGCGGCGGACACGCTGGTCCGCGCGGTCATGCAGGGCCTGCTGCCCCGTAAGAACGACACGGCGCTGGACCTGTACTGCGGGGTGGGCCTCTTCGCGGGTGCCATCGGCCAGCGGATCGGCGAGAAGGGCGCGGTGCTGGGCATCGAGTCCGGCAAGCGCGCGGTCGAGGACGCCCGCCACAACCTGAAGGACCTGGACCGGGTCCGCATCGAGCACGGCAAGGTCGACCAGATCCTTCCGCGCACGGGCATCACCGAGTGTGACCTGATCGTCCTGGACCCGCCGCGCGCGGGCGCGGGCAAGGGCACGGTCAAGCAGCTGGTCGCGCTGGGCGCACGCCGCATCGCGTACGTCGCCTGCGACCCGGCGGCGCTGGCCCGGGACATCGCGTACTTCCGGGACGGGGGGTACCGGGTGCGGACGCTGCGGGCGTTCGACCTGTTCCCGATGACGCATCACGTGGAGTGCGTGGCGATCCTGGAGCCGGTGAAGAAGGACGACTGA
- a CDS encoding APC family permease: protein MSKLTDVPKRILIGRALRSDKLGETLLPKRIALPVFASDPLSSVAYAPGEVLLVLSIAGVSAYHFSPWIAVAVVVLMFTVVASYRQNVRAYPSGGGDYEVATTNLGPKAGLTVASALLVDYVLTVAVSIASGVENLGSAIPFVVEHKTACAVGAIVLLTLMNLRGVKESGKLFAIPTYLFVAGVFAMIIWGAFRGLALGDTMHAPTSDYEIKPEHQGLAGFALVFLLLRAFSSGCAALTGVEAISNGVPAFRKPKSKNAATTLAAMGLLAVTMFCGIIGLAMATDVKMAENPAKDLIHNGSPVGASFTQDPVISQVAAAVFGEGTFLFVFLAAATALVLFLAANTAYNGFPLLGSILAQDRYLPRQLHTRGDRLAFSNGIVLLAGAAILLVWIYGADSTRLIQLYIVGVFVSFTLSQTGMVRHWNRHLRTEKDPAARRHMIRSRAINTFGAFFTGLVLVVVLATKFTHGAWVALLGMVIFFGTMTAIRKHYDRVAEEIAAPETRPDDSIRPSRVHSIVLVSKLHRPTLRALAYAKLVRSDQLEALSISVDQAETKALREDWERRGIDIPLKILDSPYREVTRPVIDYVKSLRKDRPRDVISVYIPEYVVGHWYEHLLHNQSALRLKGRLLFTPGVMVTSVPYQLESSEAAKVRARRRADWIAPGSVRRGPVERRQPKEPSQKG, encoded by the coding sequence AGCTGGGGGAGACGCTCCTCCCCAAGCGCATCGCCCTCCCCGTCTTCGCATCCGACCCCCTGTCCTCCGTTGCGTACGCACCTGGCGAAGTCCTCCTCGTGCTGTCCATCGCGGGCGTGTCGGCGTACCACTTCAGCCCCTGGATCGCGGTCGCGGTCGTGGTCCTGATGTTCACCGTCGTCGCCTCGTACCGGCAGAACGTCCGCGCCTACCCGAGCGGGGGCGGCGACTACGAGGTCGCCACCACCAACCTCGGGCCGAAGGCGGGCCTGACCGTCGCCAGCGCCCTCCTCGTCGACTACGTCCTCACCGTGGCCGTGTCGATCGCCTCGGGCGTCGAGAACCTCGGCTCCGCGATCCCCTTCGTCGTCGAGCACAAGACGGCCTGCGCCGTCGGCGCCATCGTGCTGCTGACGCTGATGAACCTGCGCGGCGTCAAGGAGTCGGGAAAGCTCTTCGCCATCCCGACCTACCTGTTCGTGGCCGGCGTCTTCGCGATGATCATCTGGGGGGCGTTCCGGGGGCTCGCCCTCGGGGACACCATGCACGCGCCCACCTCGGACTACGAGATCAAGCCCGAACATCAGGGACTGGCGGGCTTCGCGCTCGTCTTCCTCCTGCTGCGCGCCTTCTCCTCCGGCTGTGCGGCCCTCACGGGCGTCGAGGCGATCAGCAACGGCGTCCCCGCCTTCCGCAAGCCGAAGAGCAAGAACGCCGCGACCACACTCGCGGCGATGGGCCTGCTCGCCGTCACCATGTTCTGCGGCATCATCGGCCTCGCCATGGCCACCGACGTGAAGATGGCCGAGAACCCGGCGAAGGACCTGATCCACAACGGCTCCCCGGTCGGCGCGAGCTTCACCCAGGACCCGGTGATCTCCCAGGTCGCCGCCGCCGTCTTCGGTGAGGGCACCTTCCTCTTCGTCTTCCTCGCGGCGGCCACCGCCCTCGTGCTCTTCCTCGCCGCGAACACGGCGTACAACGGCTTCCCGCTGCTCGGCTCGATCCTCGCCCAGGACCGCTACCTGCCGCGCCAGTTGCACACCCGCGGTGACCGGCTGGCCTTCTCCAACGGCATCGTGCTGCTGGCAGGGGCCGCGATCCTGCTCGTCTGGATCTACGGTGCGGACTCGACCCGGCTGATCCAGCTGTACATCGTCGGCGTGTTCGTCTCCTTCACGCTCAGCCAGACCGGCATGGTGCGGCACTGGAACCGTCATCTGCGCACCGAGAAGGACCCCGCCGCGCGGCGGCACATGATCCGCTCCCGGGCGATCAACACCTTCGGCGCGTTCTTCACCGGTCTCGTCCTGGTCGTCGTGCTCGCCACGAAGTTCACCCACGGCGCCTGGGTCGCGCTGCTCGGGATGGTCATCTTCTTCGGCACGATGACCGCGATCCGCAAGCACTACGACCGGGTCGCCGAGGAGATCGCCGCCCCGGAGACCCGGCCCGACGACAGCATCCGCCCCTCGCGCGTCCACTCGATCGTCCTGGTCTCCAAGCTCCACCGGCCCACGCTGCGCGCCCTCGCGTACGCCAAGCTGGTGCGCTCCGACCAGCTGGAGGCGCTCTCCATCAGCGTCGACCAGGCCGAGACGAAGGCGCTCAGGGAGGACTGGGAGCGGCGCGGCATCGACATCCCGCTGAAGATCCTCGACTCGCCCTACCGCGAGGTGACCCGGCCGGTCATCGACTACGTGAAGAGTCTCCGCAAGGACCGGCCGCGCGATGTGATCAGCGTCTACATCCCGGAGTACGTCGTCGGCCACTGGTACGAGCACCTGCTGCACAACCAGAGCGCGCTGCGGCTGAAGGGCAGGCTGCTGTTCACGCCGGGCGTGATGGTCACCTCGGTGCCGTACCAGCTGGAGTCCTCGGAGGCCGCGAAGGTGCGGGCCAGGAGGCGCGCGGACTGGATCGCGCCGGGCTCGGTCCGCCGCGGCCCCGTGGAACGGCGGCAGCCCAAGGAGCCCAGCCAGAAGGGCTGA